AGGTCTGCAAGATTTCCGTGCCATGGCACGCGTGTAATCGGATGTCGGCAGGCGGGGGAACGTCTGTGTTTCAGCCCAAGCGAGCACGTGTTGTGATGCACGTGTGAGCTGGTTTGCGGGAACAACAGACTCGATAAAATCACATGCCTGCGTCAGTTTTAGTCGTTTTTCGATTGCACCGGCGTCGACCAGCATCATGCGCAGACGATCGTCCAGTGGAAACGCTGCGTGCCCGATCGTGTTCAATGCGCGTGCAAGGACAAACTGGTTCATGCCGGGAATCGACGCGAGGTATGTCGCGGCTTCCCGCTTTCCTGTGCGAATGATTGTGTCGAGCCTGCACTGATCTTCGCGATCATAAATCTCGTTGAGCACATCAATGAGACGATCTGATCGTTCCGCGGATCTTGGGTATCGCTCTCCGAGAATGAATGAGATCTCGATGGGCGAGCACACACGAAGATCGTTGTAGTTCACGGTGTGCTCGCGAAGTTTGTCGTGCGCCTTCGATGCCCGCTTTGCGTCAGAATCATACATCAGCATCGACATGATGATATTGTGCATCAGCGGGCATTCGTCGGCAGGCGCAGCCGGGAATGTGATCGGTTCTGCTGACGATGCTTCGAGTGTTGTAAGGAACGAGAGCAGCGCAGGTCCATGTGTTTCAATATTCGAGAGCGTCTTTGCGCGCGATCGGCTCGGTATGCGGCGCTTTGCTGAGGATTTTTTCGGCGCGCCTTCGCTCACTCGGAATCCTCCGATTGAGCTTCTTGGGTCACAGGAGTGAAAGATGCCGGCTCGTTGGGTGTGTCGTTGATGGCTTGCGATTGCTCGTACCGTTGTTGCTCTTCACGCACCTTCGCGAGAGCGTCGAGCACGCTCGCCTCCCGCTTGAACTGCTTGTCGAGCCTGAACTGGAGTGTTGGTGTCTTCGCGAGCGCAATCTCGTCTGCGATCTCGTGGCGTATGTGCTTTGCTGCTGCGGTTAGGCCGTGCAGTGTGATGTTCTCGTGCTCCTCCGGAAGAACCGACACGTAGAGGGTAACGACTCGAAGATCATCCGAGCATGTTGCGCGCGTGATGGTCACCATCCCCTTAACGCGAGGGTCTTTTAAGCCCCGTACCACCACCTCCTGCACATGGCGGGTAACGAGTGATGCGACCTGTTCCGTGCGGATACTCATGCGCTGGTATTATCCTCCATTGGTGGAGTATTGGTCTGGTTGGTGGCAAAGTCTGCCAGCAGCTCGTCCTCAATATCGTGTTTCTCTTCATCGGTCAGATCGGCAGCCGGTCGATCGTCCCGCTCGGGGAGATTCTCCTCAATGTCGATCCCGCCGATAAAGTCGCGGCGTGAGTCGACGATATCCGCATCTGTGGAAGCCCGGACGATATCGAGTACCTTGTCAAGCACCCTTCCGAGAACGCGACCATCCGTTCCCACGCACGCGACTGCGAGCGTGGCTCGGTTGAGAATGTCCTGGTTGGCAACCTCCGACACAGAAACACGATGTGCTCGGACAATCCTGTCA
Above is a genomic segment from Phycisphaeraceae bacterium containing:
- a CDS encoding DUF503 domain-containing protein, producing MLIAVLQFELDIHWSQSLKDKRRVVRSLRDRIVRAHRVSVSEVANQDILNRATLAVACVGTDGRVLGRVLDKVLDIVRASTDADIVDSRRDFIGGIDIEENLPERDDRPAADLTDEEKHDIEDELLADFATNQTNTPPMEDNTSA
- the rbfA gene encoding 30S ribosome-binding factor RbfA, producing the protein MSIRTEQVASLVTRHVQEVVVRGLKDPRVKGMVTITRATCSDDLRVVTLYVSVLPEEHENITLHGLTAAAKHIRHEIADEIALAKTPTLQFRLDKQFKREASVLDALAKVREEQQRYEQSQAINDTPNEPASFTPVTQEAQSEDSE